A window from Plasmodium gaboni strain SY75 chromosome 9, whole genome shotgun sequence encodes these proteins:
- a CDS encoding putative DEAD/DEAH box helicase yields MDLINDEYDIDEPKERNIIKGDYDDDNMGNGFSIINSYKDIDVNDINDLESIVKNDEISVDRKLEYFYSKLNSNIFDIFRIVADYENIYIISGEGLIVYVCMLLSKFYSFENEEDKNILSFDNSLNMISVVYYIEKILSDICACNSNFHIIFFNVFNIFFEKKKNKLFENYNLLRNAFIIHCKKNLIPYFIFNNWYNDENYNIYLIKYKPLFMFVEDSSSFLYAFNKYYVSNVNTHNNDNNVNKNLEKKNILLENDKNINGYYDDDENIEKEKNYKEYIYKKNIYDTYNNDIREISLCFYFLLLNNILRDIKCVFFFNLVSEKNTINAFSINYTGVNFEAMKQLNDKASVLFDNIYYEKNENGNTQEINDKVSKEQCNLNDNDSSNVLYINIQNIKDYDILYKEENKCYNDVENEMLNCFMNSVKEENIYLKNIALHIFFYKIINEKEHVVHMDKKKEKYFHLSMKILFLHNYLLEKMNMLNLCIDNLNEFIDIYKIIKESVHTHICDYLDVYKFLLKLLQKYEYSNILKNIRNSDLLNFFNSSIIQNLINFLCQKISQDIFIIEYDDMPFEDKENFEITYKNILKEKYESLFPIDLSFLRDDIVMSCKRGDTTNDDNKDNIINSNDDTLQVVNINKEMNDHNKNIVTINLIRIKNELVETFFYLNDISNNNNNINCEVNNTIEEKKREMILKIIFINKCLEYDNNFFESTGMLHISERENVVDIFNSYMKLSSQSRNLPFANQKDDKYKLRRQQKDERRKAIIAKYFYISSLHHPIVISENHPWIKYYSYNIEKLYDYLRNEEKKKGITQRMKVLFDSSSEREDDEKEDDNEIVNTSNITSDVKSKNKKNKRLSDSKHTNEKLKMKKKLCTNIKLRKNNDIFEILDDNFDEDSDRNEDMNTINEHGNKKEDSSNKKGKNETKGGKKGSKHSNATTLSRKDEILKKKELSNEKKTYEVDLERYNNLEQKIVKLASDDSYAEMNVWSLDIISGYNRLVDVYNFNNITNLIKSVDLQIKISMKVLNSMFHIIMYTKLKNIKTAKQKSDAIRSIILIYRLTNDIFNKFKEHLSEKDVVQIQTVLLSLGFQNSSYNLFEEYVKLKKDNYNAYSNDGKEESGKKVDEGVSSAGKKSKENKKEESNSKKKISKGKKENNDTKDVNMKKTSKKGDINNSSTIKSLDDIYKYKLESVKTYSELKIDENKEHEFQLYYMYYLLDRTTGNIKDSRVLFTLDTWQYNILNLVDRRKSILVSCPTSSGKTFICYYVMDKVLRLNNDSVVIYVAPNDTLALQIYHEVNGRFSTKGYSKYGGNKLCSYMTDKYAEEKALDSQIIIILPSILENILLSYYALSDMNENMNVSKFISKIEYIIFDEIHCIGDKEFYGSQIENIIHLINCPFLALSATIGNINCFYSWLQNVLLKKGKSVNDLHLIKFYERFSDLILYVYTNNNLHHLNPLTCFNFRDILYKGINKDFYCNPREIYEIIIILFELARKKNFYHLVEFLEPSFYFQYTRCINKKKFIYYMHSVKEMIVYLIQNNYINNLEYDMIIHILLSNYMKNSYYIRDENEEDMERKKKINNSNNNNNNISDSKNFQIDNNYDNTKNNVDDDELKKNNEVIKKSDKVVVKNLYKSTIRDNVPKEKLFQELYKRVNFDEKYISNRTNDLVKYTEMVNMEQEYLDSNKLIDLLKKLEDINFLPCIVFNFERKELEDMTINLINELMKRQHDKYYGDEERAFNTKMENKMRREKYENMLKQREMLLKMKSMSRNQRLEQNIDKEYLDMLIDDEIPEPPLDVSEEYDKDFYFCNQKVYCNYVTEIEDLIKDAQKAIEGRKYKSILIEGLRRGIGLHYEVLPYKFTIIVESLFRLGFVKIIFSNKNLSLGINIPCRSIIFAGHTIELNSLMFKQTSGRAGRRGFDLYGNIIIWNINFKNLKRLITSPLQTLSGTYSVNFTNICRSMLLYNSLKRIRENEEGTLKNKVIVNKPNKKKKKDETLSVAEKEEIFEKNRTINVNYFSRINGILSLFFNSLYYINSFQDSDPNYNNINNVVESGGNACSLSTNYKNGTENGKGCVNNISTCTTTSTSSVNNVDNSNNNMNGCVDKKSEGSERHEIIQHILNEFNEYKENDKLSKFINREYEYNELLVELLTNRKMKNNKLKEEKKINELCFMTRAHFHIFLNVLIEMEALDEEGNIINLTELSIFLKKEYDNNLMITYLLIKKVLHNIIGDNTFLSSSVVISLNRIIDSITFEKNYYRSIIVDDSTRGQFILLFILSHFINKRKENKIALTKALINSQYEENKSKLELFSSNYFPLLHALPSSIQKHIDHIENILLKYLINYCLVVLIKLNLLNKKKAYLLPYTKLYIFEQHPCVSLKDIFPKKENADYFKFYQSKLRDYKVRSPFLVSLFKGDNFKSLDELLYTSLQDFDLRKDMLPDIVENYVSFYKYEEGLIKEEKICLNNSYILDYYIHGKYDVLRNKNNLGQYTWYIIDRFINSLKNIEHFLYEVKRERLLLSSDVFYTNLNTLKDYLERNFKSINSLHVKNN; encoded by the exons ATGGATTTGATAAATGATGAGTATGATATAGACGAGCCAAAGGAGAGGAATATTATTAAAGGTgattatgatgatgataatatggGCAATGGATTTTCTATAATAAATAGTTATAAAGATATTGATGTAAATGATATAAACGATTTAGAAAGTATtgtaaaaaatgatgaaataaGTGTAGATAGGAAAttagaatatttttattccaaattaaatagtaatatatttgatatatttcGAATAGTAGCAgattatgaaaatatatatattataagtGGTGAAGGTTTAATTGTTTATGTGTGTATGTTATTATCGAAATTTTATAGTTttgaaaatgaagaagataaaaatattctttcTTTTGATAACTCATTAAATATGATTAGTgttgtttattatatagaaaagATTTTAAGTGATATATGTGCTTGTAATTCGAATTtccatataatattttttaatgtatttaatatattttttgaaaaaaaaaaaaataaattgtttgagaattataatttattaagaaatgcttttataattcattgtaagaaaaatttaataccatattttatttttaataactGGTATAATGATGagaattataatatatatctaattaaatataaaccACTCTTTATGTTTGTTGAGGATAgttcttcttttttatatgcctttaataaatattatgtaagTAATGTGAATACTCATAATAATGACaataatgtaaataaaaacctagagaaaaaaaatattttgcttgaaaatgataaaaatataaatggttattatgatgatgatgaaaatatagagaaagaaaaaaattataaagaatatatttacaaaaaaaatatatatgatacatataataatgatatcAGAGAAATATctttatgtttttattttctattattaaataatattttaagaGACATCAAATGTgtattcttttttaatttagTATCAGAAAAAAATACTATAAATGCATTTTCTATAAATTATACGGGTGTTAATTTTGAGGCCATGAAACAATTAAATGACAAAGCATCTGTATTgtttgataatatatattatgagAAAAACGAAAATGGGAACACACaagaaataaatgataaagTATCAAAAGAACAATGTAACttaaatgataatgattCATCgaatgttttatatattaatatacaaaatataaaagattatgatatattatataaagaagaaaataaatgttataATGATGTGGAAAATGAAATGTTGAATTGTTTCATGAATAGTgtaaaagaagaaaatatttatttgaaaaatattgCTTTGcatatattcttttataaaataattaacGAGAAAGAACATGTAGTGCATATGGacaaaaagaaagaaaagTATTTTCACTTAAGtatgaaaattttatttttacataattatttattagaaaaaatgaatatgtTAAATCTTTGTATAGATAATTTGAATGAAtttattgatatatataaaattataaaagaatCTGTACATACTCATATATGTGATTATTTAgatgtatataaatttcTTTTGAAACTGTtacaaaaatatgaatatagtaatattttaaaaaatatacgTAATAGTGATTTGTTAAATTTTTTCAATTCATCAATAATTCagaatttaataaatttcTTATGTCAGAAAATAAGTCaagatatttttattattgaATATGATGATATGCCATTTgaagataaagaaaattttgAGATAActtataagaatatattaaaagaaaagtATGAGTCTTTGTTTCCAATAGATTTATCCTTTTTAAGAGACGATATAGTTATGTCATGTAAAAGAGGAGATACAActaatgatgataataaggataatattattaattcGAATGATGATACCCTTCAAGTTgtaaacataaataaagaaatgaatgatcataataaaaatattgtaaCTATAAATCTGATTAGAATTAAGAACGAATTAGTAgaaacatttttttatttaaacgatataagtaataataataataatattaattgtGAAGTTAATAATACTATTGAGGAGAAAAAGAGAGAAAtgattttaaaaataatttttattaataaatgtttagaatatgataataacTTTTTTGAATCAACAGGAATGTTACATATATCAGAAAGAGAAAATGTTGTAGATATTTTTAACAGTTATATGAAATTATCTTCTCAAAGTCGAAATCTGCCATTTGCTAATCAAAAAGATGACAAATATAAATTGAGACGTCAACAAAAGGATGAAAGAAGAAAAGCTATAATAgcaaaatatttttatataagtTCATTACATCATCCTATTGTTATATCTGAAAATCACCCATGgattaaatattattcttataatattgaaaaGCTTTATGATTATCTAAGAAAtgaagaaaagaaaaaggGTATTACTCAAAGAATGAAAGTATTATTTGATAGTTCATCTGAAAGGgaagatgatgaaaaagaagatGACAACGAAATTGTTAATACTAGTAATATTACTTCAGATGTTAAgagtaaaaataaaaagaataaacGATTAAGTGATTCTAAACATACTAATGAAAAActaaaaatgaagaagaagttatgtacaaatattaaattaagaaaaaataatgacATCTTTGAAATATTAGATGATAATTTTGATGAAGATTCAGATAGAAATGAAGATATGAATACGATTAATGAACatggaaataaaaaagaagattctagtaataaaaaaggaaaaaatgaaacaaAAGGTGGAAAAAAAGGTTCTAAACATAGTAATGCTACAACATTAAGTAGAAAAgatgaaatattaaaaaagaaagaattatctaatgaaaaaaaaacatatgAAGTAGATTTAGAAAGATATAATAACTTAGAACAGAAGATTGTAAAATTAGCTAGTGATGATAGTTATGCAGAAATGAATGTATGGTCATTAGATATTATATCTGGATATAATAGATTAGTAgatgtatataattttaataatattactaacttaataaaaagtgttgatttacaaataaaaattagTATGAAGGTTTTAAATTCTATgtttcatattattatgtatactaaattaaaaaatattaaaacaGCTAAACAAAAATCAGATGCTATTCGAagtattattttaatttatagATTAACGaatgatatttttaataagtTTAAAGAACATTTAAGTGAAAAGGACGTTGTGCAGATACAAACCGTTTTATTGTCTTTAGGGTTTCAAAATAGTAgttataatttatttgaagaatatgtcaaattaaaaaaagataattataatgCATATTCAAATGATGGGAAGGAAGAATCGGGGAAGAAGGTGGATGAAGGTGTGAGTTCAGCAGGTAAAAAAAgtaaagaaaataaaaaggaagaaAGTAATagtaagaaaaaaattagtaAAGGTAAAAAAGAGAATAATGATACTAAAGATGTTAATATGAAGAAAACGTCAAAAAAAGgtgatataaataatagtaGTACTATAAAATCATTggatgatatatataaatataaattagAATCTGTAAAAACATATAGTGAGTTAAAAattgatgaaaataaagaacATGAATTTCagttatattatatgtattatttattagATAGAACAACtggaaatataaaagatagtcgtgttttatttacattGGATACATGgcaatataatatattaaatttagTTGATAGAAGAAAAAGTATTTTAGTATCATGTCCAACAAGTAGTGGTAAAACctttatttgttattatgTTATGGATAAAGTATTAAgattaaataatgatagtGTTGTAATATATGTAGCACCTAATGATACTTTAGCCTTACAAATTTATCATGAAGTAAATGGTAGATTTAGTACGAAAGGATATTCTAAATATGGTGGTAATAAATTATGTTCATATATGACAGATAAATATGCAGAAGAGAAAGCTTTAGATTCacaaattattattattttacCGAGTATTTTAGAAAATATTCTTCTTTCATATTATGCTTTAAGTGATATGaatgaaaatatgaatGTATCTAAATTTATTAGTAaaatagaatatataatatttgatGAAATTCATTGTATAGGTGATAAAGAATTTTATGGTAGTcaaattgaaaatattattcatttaattaATTGTCCTTTCCTTGCTTTATCTGCAACTATTGGTAATATTAATTGTTTTTATTCTTGGTTACAAAATGTATTATTGAAAAAGGGAAAAAGTGTAAATGATCTTcatttaattaaattttatgaGAGATTTTCTGATTtgatattatatgtatatactAACAATAATTTACATCATTTGAATCCTTTAActtgttttaattttagagatatattatataaaggTATTAATAAAGATTTTTATTGTAATCCTAGAGAAATTtatgaaattattattatattatttgaattaGCTAGAAAGAAGAATTTTTATCACCTTGTGGAATTTTTAGAACcttcattttattttcaatatacGAGATGTATTAATAAGAAAAagtttatttattatatgcaTAGTGTAAAAGAAATGATAGTTTATTTgatacaaaataattatattaacaaCTTAGAGTATGATATgattattcatatattattatctaattatatgaaaaattcttattatataagggacgaaaatgaagaagatatggaacgaaaaaaaaaaataaataatagtaataataataataataatattagtGATAGTAAAAATTTCCAaattgataataattatgataatacaaaaaataatgttgacgatgatgaattaaaaaaaaataatgagGTGATTAAAAAAAGTGATAAGGTGGTTGTTaagaatttatataaaagtacTATTCGTGATAATGTACCTAAAGAAAAGTTATTTcaagaattatataaacgTGTAAATTTTGAtgagaaatatatttcGAATAGAACTAATGATTTAGTAAAATATACGGAAATGGTTAATATGGAACAAGAATATTTAGATAGTAACAAATTAATagatttattaaaaaaactAGAAGATATAAACTTTTTACCATGTATTGTTTTCAATTTTGAAAGAAAAGAATTAGAAGATATGActattaatttaataaatgaattaatgaaaagacaacatgataaatattatgGAGATGAAGAAAGAGCATTTAATACaaaaatggaaaataaaatgagACGTGAAAAATATGAGAATATGTTAAAACAAAGAGAAatgttattaaaaatgaaaagtATGTCTAGAAATCAAAGATTAGAACAAAATATCGATAAAGAATATTTAGATATGTTAATAGATGATGAAATACCTGAACCTCCACTTGATGTTTCTGAAGAATATGATAAagatttttatttttgcAATCAAAAGGTATATTGCAATTATGTAACTGAAATTGAAGATTTAATTAAAGATGCACAAAAAGCTATTGAAGgtagaaaatataaatctaTATTAATAGAAGGTTTAAGAAGAGGTATAGGTTTGCATTATGAAGTATTACCATATAAATTTACTATTATTGTTGAATCATTATTTAGATTAGGTTTtgttaaaataatatttagtaataaaaatttatcaTTAGGTATTAATATTCCATGCAGATCTATTATTTTTGCTGGTCATACCATTGAATTAAATTCACTTATGTTTAAACAAACATCTGGAAGAGCAGGAAGACGTGGTTTTGATTTATATggaaatattattatatggaATATTAACTTTAAAAATTTGAAAAGATTAATTACATCTCCTTTACAAACTCTATCAGGAACTTATTCTGTAaattttacaaatatatgtagaagtatgttattatataatagtTTAAAAAGGATAAGGGAGAATGAAGAGGGCACtctaaaaaataaagtaaTAGTCAATAAACCaaataaaaagaagaagaaagaTGAAACATTAAGTGTAGCtgaaaaagaagaaatatttGAAAAGAATAGAACAATAAatgtaaattattttaGTAGAATTAATGGTATCTTAAGTTtgttttttaattctttatattacataaattCATTTCAAGATAGTGATCcaaattataataatataaataatgttGTTGAATCTGGAGGTAATGCATGTTCTTTATCGacaaattataaaaacGGAACTGAAAATGGTAAGGGTTgtgtaaataatattagtACTTGTACCACGACAAGTACATCTAGTGTAAACAATGTAgataatagtaataataatatgaatggATGTGTTGATAAAAAAAGTGAAGGATCAGAAAGACATGAAATTATTcaacatatattaaatgaattcaatgaatataaagaaaatgataaattatcaaaatttattaatcgtgaatatgaatataatgaattaCTTGTTGAATTACTAACAAACagaaaaatgaaaaataataaacttaaagaagaaaagaaaattaatGAATTATGTTTTATGACAAGAGCtcattttcatatatttttaaatgttcTTATAGAAATGGAAGCATTAGATGAAGAAggtaatataataaatttaacTGAGTtaagtatatttttaaaaaaagaatatgataacaatttaatgataacatatttattaataaagaaggtgttacataatattattggggataatacatttttatcatcatctGTTGTTATATCTTTAAATAGAATAATTGATAGTATTAcatttgaaaaaaattattatcgTAGTATTATTGTAGATGATTCAACTAGAGGtcaatttattttattatttattttatcacattttataaataagagaaaggaaaataaaatagcTTTAACAAAAGCATTAATAAATAGTcaatatgaagaaaataaatcTAAATTAGAATTATTTAGTTCTAATTATTTTCCATTATTGCATGCACTTCCATCATCTATACAAAAACACATTGATcatattgaaaatatattattaaaatatttgataaATTATTGTTTGGTAGTACTTATTAAATTGAATTTATTGAATAAAAAGAAGGCCTATTTATTGCCTTACACAAAATTGTACATTTTTGAGCAACACCCATGTGTGAGTTTAAAGGACATTTTCCctaaaaaagaaaatgcAGACTATTTTAAGTTTTACCAATCGAAg TTACGAGATTATAAAGTGAGATCCCCCTTTTTGGTTTCTCTTTTTAAAGGTGATAATTTCAAAAGCTTAGATGAATTACTTTATACAAGTTTACAAGATTTCGACTTACGAAAGGATATGTTACCAGATATAGTAGAAAACTACGtatcattttataaatacGAAGAAGGTTTAATTaaggaagaaaaaatatgtttgAACAATTCTTATATCCttgattattatatacatgGAAAATATGATGTATTAcgtaataaaaataatctTGGTCAATATACTTGGTATATTATTGACAGGTTTATAAATTCCTTAAAGAATATAGAACATTTCTTATATGAAGTTAAAAGGGAaagattattattatcatctgATGTTTTCTATACAAATTTGAACACTTTAAAAGATTATCTTGAGAGAAATTTTAAATCAATCAATTCGTTACATgtgaaaaataattaa